Genomic window (Wenzhouxiangella marina):
TCTGCTGTTCGACCCGGAGCATTCGCTCGAAGAGCGGATTCTCAACGAACAATTCCTGACCTGATCCGGATCCGGACCGACCTTACGATGAGTGACACCGATTACCAGGAAAACGAAGCCGAAGGGGCGCCCGGTCCGCTGCTGATCGGGATCTCGTCGCGAGCACTCTTCGACCTGGACTCCACTCACAAGATCTACGAAGAGCAGGGCCTGGAAGCGTACATGGCCTACCAGCGCGAGCGCGAGGACGAGATCCTGCAGCCCGGCGTGGCCTTCAATCTGGTCAAGAAACTGCTGCATCTGAACCAGGACGGCATGGATCATCCCGGCGTCGAGGTCATACTGCTCTCGCGCAACAGTGCCGACACCGGGCTTCGCATCTTCAATTCCATCGAGCACTACGGCCTGGACGTCCAGCGCGCCGTCTTCACCAATGGGGCCAGCCCCTCGCAATACATCGAGCCCTCGGGCGTGCAGTTGTTTCTGTCTGCAAACGAGGATGACGTGCGTCGGGTGCTGATGGCAGGCTACGCGGCGGCCACGATTCTGCCCTCGGCCACCCGCGAGAATCATTCCAGCCAGCTTCGCCTGGCCTTCGACGGGGACGCGGTGATCTTTTCCGACGAGGCCGAGCGAGTCTACAAGGAGCAGGGCCTGGCGGCCTTTTCCGATTCGGAGCGTCGCGCGGCCAGCCAGCCCCTGGCGGCCGGTCCGTTCAAGCGGGTCCTCGAGGGGATCCAGCGCATCCAGTCGGCCTATCCGGTCGAGGAAAACCCGATTCGCACGGCCCTGATCACGGCGCGCTCGGCACCGGCCCACAAGCGCGTGATCCTGACCCTGCGTGCCTGGGGTATCCGGGTCGACGAGGCCTTGTTCCTGGGCGGACGGCAGAAGGCCCCGTTCCTGCGTGCTTTCGGCGCCGACATCTTCTTCGATGACCAGCAGATGCACTGCTCGATCGCCAGCAAGGAAGTCGCGACGGGCCATGTGCCGCATGGGGTGGCCAACGAGCCCTGATCGGCGGCCGCCCGGCCCAGGCTCATCGGGTCTGACCGAGTGCTTCCATCAAAGAGCTTCCATCCAGGAGCGTGATCCCTGAGTGCCCGGTTTTCCGTACGGAGAACCAACACTCTTCTTTCTGGAGCACGCCATGTCTGCCTTTGCCTCTCGCGGCCGTTTTCGGATGGTCCCTTTCCTGGTGGTCTCGATGCTTGCCACTCCGGCCGTTGCGGTCGATACGGTGCCTGACCCGAGCTGGGATGGTGACGGGGTCGCCGTGGCCACCGGTTTCTCCTCCGGGAACGCAGCCGTCAGCGATCCTCTCGGCGATCTGTATCGGACCGGTACAGGCAAGCTCGTCATGATCTCCCGCCCGTCGGATTACGACGGGGTGCTCATGTGGCGCCTGAACGCCGATGGCAGTACCGACACCAGCTTCGGCGGCGGTGATGGCGTCACCGAGCCGGACTGGCTCGGCGGTAATTTCTATCCGACAAGCAGCCTCCGTCGTTCGGATGGGCAGATCGCGATCGCCGGTCGTGCCAATGGCCATTCCGGTGTCTGTCTTCTTCCTGTGGCCGGGACCGCCTTCAACGGCAGCTTCGGCGACGACAATGGCTGCGCCACCCACACCTTCCTGGAGTTCACCGAGGGGCTGGACTACGAGAGCTACAGTGACCTGGTCAATCTGCCCGGCAATGCCCTGCTGGCGGTGGGCCATTACAACGACGACCAGATCCTGATCACCACCACGGCCGTGACCCTGTCCGGAATGGACGATGTGGGTGCGCCGCTGATCGGCTTCGGCGTCGACGGTCATGTCGCGCTGGAGTGGGAAGGTCTGCTGACGCTCCGGCCCCACGTGACACGGGTACGTGGCGGACAGGTCGTTGTCCTGTTCGGTGGAATCCGTTACGTTCCCGAATTCACTCAGGACCTCTACGCCGTGCGGATCAATATCGCCGATGGCAGTATCGATACGAGCTACGGTGACAACGGTCTGGCGCGCGTGCATTTCGATGGTGTGGGCGGCGGTGATGCCCGAGTCGCCGTGCGCGACGCGCAGATGTTGAGCGATGGCAGCGTGGTCGCTGCCCTGCAGCTCGCCGATGAAGGCGAGCTCGACTGGATCGGTGTGGCCAAGCTCGACCCGGCAGGTCAGGCCGATCCTTCCTTCGGCAATATCGGTGGTCGGGTCTGGTTTCGCTTCGATGAACTGTTCCAGTATCAGGTCGTCGGCGGCATGACGGTCGACGAGCAGGGGCGCATGCTGATCACGGTGACGATCGGTGACGATCCGGACTGGCTCAATGGCAGCGAACTGGCCATGGCTCGCTTGTTGGCCGACGGCCGCTTCGACCGACGCTTCGGTGAGTCCGGTCGCTGGCGCATGGAGCTGGACCGCGCGGGCCCGGGCTCGAAGGACATCGCGGTCTCGGCGCGCTATGAAAACGGACGATTGTTGTTGGGCGCAGTCTCGGACGGGCAGGTCGGGGACCTGATCGCGGAACTCGAGCCGACCATCCTGGGCTTCGAGTCGACCTTGTTTCGCGATCGCTTCGAGGCGCCGCTGCTGCAGCCGGAACCCTGATCAACCTGCGTTTCGGTCGCAGTCACAAGCCATGATCTTGACCTCGCGGGCAGGGGCAATTACAGTCGACCGGCTTCGCGTTCGACTTCCTGAGCGCTCCTGACGTGCGCCCCCGCAAGGACTTTTCCATGAAAAACAGCACCCTGACCTTTCTTCTTTTTCTTCTCCTGAACTTCGCCTGGGCACCACTCGCCTTCGCTCAGGAGGAGGATGTCGAGCCCAGCGAGGTCGAACAGGAGGCGGACGATCCCCGGGAAGACTGGTCGGTCAACGAACCGCCGGGTGAGTGGCAGACGATCGCGATCGACACCGAGACCGTGACCTGGGCCGACGTCGACGTCAGCCCGGACGGCCAGACCCTGGTCTTCCACATGCTCGGTGACATCTACACCGTCGGCATCGAGGGCGGAGAGGCGAGGGCGCTGACCGAAGACATCGCCTGGAGCTTTCAGCCCCGCTTCAGCCCGAGCGGCGAGGAGATCGCCTTCATCTCCGACCGCGGCGGTGCCGAAAACATCTGGATCATGAAGGCCGACGGCAGCGACCCGGTCCAGGTCACCAGCGAGACCGAGCACCTGTTGCACAATCCGGCCTGGTCGCCGGACGGGCAGTACATCGCCGCTCGCAAGGGCTACGTGTCGACCCGTTCGATTCCGGCCGGCTCGATCTGGATGTACCACCGCTCAGGGGGCAGTGGGGTCGAGCTGGTGGCTCGCACGCACGGGGATCAGTCGCAGAAGAACATCGCCGAGCCCTTCTTCTCGCCCGACGGCGAGTACGTGTACTTCAGCCAGGATGTCACGCCCGAGCGTGTCTGGGCCTACAATCGCGACGCCAACCAGGGCATCTTCGCCGTTCGTCGCCTGGAGCTGGCCAGCGGCGAGGTCGAGACGGTCACCGGCGGCCCGGGCGGTGCCATTCGTCCCGTGCTCTCGCCGGACGGCAAGCAGCTGGCCTTCGTTCGCCGCAACCCCACCGAGCTGAGTTCGCGGCTGATGGTTCGTGACCTGGACTCGGGCATCGAACACACCCTTTTCGACCGACTCGAGCGCGACAAGCAGGAAACCTCGGGCGACATGGGCAACTACCCCGCCTTCGCCTGGCACCCGGACGGCGGGTCGATCGTCATCTGGGCCGGTGGTGGATTCCACCGCATCGGTACCGACGGCAGCCATCAGGAAATCCCGGTGCGGATTCGCACCCAGCGCGAGATCCGTCCGGCCCTGCAGCGCAGCGTCGAGGTGTCTCCGGACGAATTCCCGATCCGCATGGCACGTTGGACCCAGTCGAGCCCGGACGGTCGGTGGGCCATCTACCAGGCCCTGGGCTACCTGTGGCTGCACGATCTGGAAGACGGCGGCCATCGTCGCCTGACCCGCCAGAACGAGCACTGGGAGTTCTACCCGCGCTTCTCGCCGGACTCGCGCTGGGTGGTCTACACGACCTTTGACGATCAGGATCTGGGAAGCGTTCGCATCGCGCCCGTCGGACGAGGACGCGGTCGGGTGCTGAGCAGCGAACCGGGCCACTACGTCGAGCCGAGCTTCTCGCCCGACGGCGAACACGTGGTGTATCGCAAGACGAGCGGAGGCTACCTGACCTCGCCGAACTGGTCCGAGCGAACGGGCCTCTATCGAGTGGCGCTCGACGGCGGTGAGCCGGTGTTCGTCACGGACAGCGGTTCGGACCCGCAGTTCTCTGCGGACGGGGAGCGGATCCTGTTCAGCCAGCGCCTGGATGGAACCCGGATGGCCCTGAATAGCGTCGATCTGAACGGCCAAGATGCGCGCGAGCACCTGGTCGGGGCCTGGATCACCGAATACGAAGTTTCCAGCGACGGTCGCTGGGTCGCCTTCGCCGAGCATTACAAGGCCTATGTCGCCCCGTTCTTCGCGACCGGACAGGTGGTGAATCTCAGCTCGGGCACGAAGGCCTTTCCGGTCCGCCAGGTTTCGGCCCGTGCCGGCGCGGATCTGCATTTCACCAATGACAACCATACCCTGGCCTGGTCCCATGGCGCGACCCTCTATCGTCGTGACCTGAGCGACGCCTTCGCCTTCCTGGCCGACGCGCCGGAGGAACTGCCCGAGCCGGTCACCGAGGGCCTGGACCTGTCGATCATGGTCGAGAGCGACCGCCACGATGGGCGCATCGCCCTGAGCAACGGTCGCATCGTCACCATGCGCGATGCGCAGAATCAGCAGGAAGTGATCGAGAACGGGGTGGTACTTGTCGAAGGCCACCGCATCGTCGCCGTCGGTGCAATGGGTGACATCGAGATTCCCGATGGCTATCAGGTCTTCGATCTGGAAGGCAAGACCGTCGTGCCGGGCCTGTTCGACAGCCATGCCCACGGCGCGATGAGCAACCAGCAGCTCACGCCTCAGCAGAACTGGATGCAGATCGCCAACCTGGCCTTCGGTGTCACCGCCAGCCATGACCCGTCCAACGACAATGCCGCTATCTTCTCCATGGCCGAGCTCCAGCGGGCAGGGCAGGTGCTGGCGCCTCGTCTGTACTCCACCGGCAGGATCCTCTACGGCGCCCTGGCCGCCGGGGCCACGGCGCGCATCGACAGCTACGACGACGCCCTGTTTCACGTCCAGCGCCAGAAGGACCTCGGGGCGATCTCGGTGAAGAGCTACAACTACCTGCGCCGCGACCAGCGCCAGCAGGTGATCGAAGCCGGTCATGAGCTCGACATCATGGTCGTCCCCGAAGGCGGCATGCGCTTCGAGCAGAACATGAGCCAGATTGCCGACGGACACACGGGCATCGAGCACAGCCTGTCGGTGCATCGCATCTACGACGATGTGCAGCAGTTCTGGGGGCAGACCGAGGTCGTCTGGTCGCCGACCTTCGGGGTGGCCTACGGTGGCATGATGGGTGAGGAGTACTGGTACGACAAGACCGAGGTCTGGAAGAACGAGCACCTGCTCAACTTCGTGCCTCGGTCCGTGGTCTACCCCCGCTCCATCCGTCGTCCGACGGCACCGGAAAACCTCTACAACCACATCGCCGTGGCAGAGGCCACCCACCAGATGAACCAGCGCGGCATTCCGGTCGTCATCGGCGCCCATGGCCAGCTGGCTGGCCTGGCTGCTCACTGGGAAATGTGGATGATGGTGCAGGGCGGCTTCAGCCCCTGGGAAGCGCTGCGCGGTGCCACCATCGACGGGGCCACCTATTTCGGCATGGAGGCCGATATCGGATCCATCGAAGCCGGCAAACTGGCCGACATCGTCGTCATCGATGGTGACGTCCTGAACGACATCCGCCAGAGCGAGCGGGTCGTGTACACCATGCAGAACGGCCGCTTGTACGATTCTTCGACGATGAATCAGATCGCCCCGGAGCAGGTCGAGCTGGAACCCTTCTTCTTCGAAACCGAAGGCGGCGATGCCTGGAACCAGGAAACGATGCAGTACTTCCACGAGCTCGGACACGTTCTGGGCTGGTACTGCCGGGGCTGATGCCTGGTATCGCCGAAAATTGCGTGCAATCGCAACAGGAAGTCCTAAACATAGAGCGTCGGCCCGGGTGAATCCGGGCCGATGCTTGGTGAAGCTCCATGAAGGACCTTCGCCCCGGACCCTTTGCTTGCGAGCGTCCAGGCAAGGACCGACACCGAAAACGATGCTGGAGGCAGCGCAGGCATGACTAGTCACGACGACCCGGAGCACGCTGATCGCATGGCCCAGCTGGAATCCAAGCTGGCCTTTCTCGAACACACCGTCGACGTGCTGGCCGGCGAGTTGGAAAGCCAGCAGAACGAAGCCCGGATCCTGCACCGGAAACTGGATGCCCTGCATCGCCAGCTGGAGAGCCTGCAGGACGAAACGGGCATCGAGGGTCAGGCCGACGAACGTCCGCCGCATTATTGATTCCAGGCGGCTCCGGGGCAGGTTCGAGCGCGTTCCGGGTACGTTTCCGGCAGCTCGCGCACTGCGGCCCTTTCGCGGCGATTTCGAACGATTGGAGCCTGACCGCCCGTATCGGCACCTGCAGAGCTTGCTCTGACAAAGTTCCGCCACCGATTCTGTTCAGTCATGTCAGACTATCCGCATGCCGAAGCAAACCGTTCTGACCATCGGCGGCGTCCCCGAGCACTTCAATCTTCCCTGGCATCTGGCCATCGAAGAGGGTCGTTTTGCGGACGTCGGCATCGACCTGCGCTGGATCGACTGCCCCGGCGGTACGGGCGACATTGCCCGAGGCCTGGCCGAAGGTCGGCTGGATCTGGCGCTCCCCTTGAGCGAGGGTGCCATCGCGGCGATCGCCCGCGGTGTACCGATGCGCATTCTCCAGTGGTATGTCCGCTCACCGCTGATCTGGGGCATCCACGTTCCCGCGGGAAGTGAATTCCAGTCCGTCGACGCACTTCGCGGCCGGCGCTTCGCGATCAGCCGCTACGGATCCGGTTCGCATCTGATGGCCTTCGTCGCCGCCCGGCAGCGTGGCTGGAACCCGGACGAAGACCTCTGCTTTGTCGAGGTGGGGGATCTGAAGGGGGCAATTGCTGCCTTCGAGAACCGGGAGGCGGATGGTTTTCTGTGGGAGCGCTTCACGACCCAGCCCTACGTCGATCAAGGCCTGATGCGGCGCGTGGGCGAATGCCCGACCCCCTGGCCGGCCTTCGCCCTGGCGGTAAGCGAGCGCCTGGCTGAGGAATCGCCCGACCTGCTTGCCGCCGTCGGCGCGGTCATCAACGAGATCTGCAGCGAGATGGAGGAGCGACCCGACATCGTCGCCATCGTCGCTTCTCGCTACGGACTTGCGCGGCAGCAGGCAGGCGAGTGGTTCGGGCTGACCGAATGGGCCAGCGACGCAACGCTCAGCCGCTCGGCGCTGCGGCAGATCATCGGTACGCTCGACGATCTGGGTCTGCTCGAGCGACCCGTGACGCCCGAGCGCTGCTGTGTGTCCGGCTGCCGTTTCAGCGACTGATCCAATGCCGTCCCGGGACCGTGATGTCGAGCCTTCGCATCGGAGCAGCGTTGGCCGATGGTTGCTCAGTCCCGTCGTTCGACCCGATCCCTTCCGCGCCGCTTGGCCGTGAGCAGGGCCGCATCGGCACGTTCGAACCAGCGCTGGAAGTCGTCGTCGGGTCGGGCTTCGCTGAGTCCGATGCTGACCGTCATGCCCACGTCCGGCACGGCCTTGCAGTTGCGCACCTGCTCGCGCAGCACCTCGAGGCGCGCGAGCGCCGCTTCCGGGCTGGTGTCGGGGAAGAGGATCACGAACTCGTCGCCGCCGTAGCGCGAGACGATATCGGTGCCGCGGGTGTGTCGCTGCATGATCGATGCGAGCGCGACCAGTGCCTGGTCTCCACGAGCGTGTCCGCAGCGATCGTTGATCCGCTTGAAGCGGTCGAGGTCGATCACGGCCATGCAGCTCCTGCTCCCCCGTCGGGTCCGTGCCAACTCTCGATTCGCCTCCAGCAACAGCAGATCGCGCGAGGCCGCCCCCGTGAGCCGGTCGAACATCAGCTGTTCGCGCAGCTTCTCGTTGTCGGAGGCCAGCAGTGGGATGGCCAGGCCGAAGTAGGCCGTGGTCGCGACGATCGCAATCGCGAACTGGTAGACGAAGACGAAGTCGGCCAGGCTCAGGACGGCCAGTAGAACGACGATCAGGAAACTGATCGTGCCCAGGCTCGCGGCGGTCCGCAATGGCGATTCCGAATGGGTCAGCCACATCTGGGGAATGAGCAGGAAGAAGATGAGGAAGGCGCTTTCCTTCGTTCCGAGCATGGCGGCGGCGGCCATCGCGGCGCCCGTCACCAGACAGGCGACCAGCAACTTGACGGCGAAGCTGCCCGTGAGACCGTCCTGCCGCACGGTGTCCAGAGGCTCGATCCAGAATGCCGGCTGCCGCACCAACTTGATCAGCAGAGCGCCGAACAGGGGTCCGAGCACGACCAGCGCCACGAAGTCGCCAATCCAGAAGGCGAGCCAGGTGTCGACCACCGCATCGGCAGAGAGCAGTCCGAAGAGCACCAGGCTGGTGATCACGCCGATCGTGGTGGCCATCGAGCTCGCAGTGGCG
Coding sequences:
- a CDS encoding 5'-nucleotidase; this encodes MSDTDYQENEAEGAPGPLLIGISSRALFDLDSTHKIYEEQGLEAYMAYQREREDEILQPGVAFNLVKKLLHLNQDGMDHPGVEVILLSRNSADTGLRIFNSIEHYGLDVQRAVFTNGASPSQYIEPSGVQLFLSANEDDVRRVLMAGYAAATILPSATRENHSSQLRLAFDGDAVIFSDEAERVYKEQGLAAFSDSERRAASQPLAAGPFKRVLEGIQRIQSAYPVEENPIRTALITARSAPAHKRVILTLRAWGIRVDEALFLGGRQKAPFLRAFGADIFFDDQQMHCSIASKEVATGHVPHGVANEP
- a CDS encoding amidohydrolase family protein; this translates as MKNSTLTFLLFLLLNFAWAPLAFAQEEDVEPSEVEQEADDPREDWSVNEPPGEWQTIAIDTETVTWADVDVSPDGQTLVFHMLGDIYTVGIEGGEARALTEDIAWSFQPRFSPSGEEIAFISDRGGAENIWIMKADGSDPVQVTSETEHLLHNPAWSPDGQYIAARKGYVSTRSIPAGSIWMYHRSGGSGVELVARTHGDQSQKNIAEPFFSPDGEYVYFSQDVTPERVWAYNRDANQGIFAVRRLELASGEVETVTGGPGGAIRPVLSPDGKQLAFVRRNPTELSSRLMVRDLDSGIEHTLFDRLERDKQETSGDMGNYPAFAWHPDGGSIVIWAGGGFHRIGTDGSHQEIPVRIRTQREIRPALQRSVEVSPDEFPIRMARWTQSSPDGRWAIYQALGYLWLHDLEDGGHRRLTRQNEHWEFYPRFSPDSRWVVYTTFDDQDLGSVRIAPVGRGRGRVLSSEPGHYVEPSFSPDGEHVVYRKTSGGYLTSPNWSERTGLYRVALDGGEPVFVTDSGSDPQFSADGERILFSQRLDGTRMALNSVDLNGQDAREHLVGAWITEYEVSSDGRWVAFAEHYKAYVAPFFATGQVVNLSSGTKAFPVRQVSARAGADLHFTNDNHTLAWSHGATLYRRDLSDAFAFLADAPEELPEPVTEGLDLSIMVESDRHDGRIALSNGRIVTMRDAQNQQEVIENGVVLVEGHRIVAVGAMGDIEIPDGYQVFDLEGKTVVPGLFDSHAHGAMSNQQLTPQQNWMQIANLAFGVTASHDPSNDNAAIFSMAELQRAGQVLAPRLYSTGRILYGALAAGATARIDSYDDALFHVQRQKDLGAISVKSYNYLRRDQRQQVIEAGHELDIMVVPEGGMRFEQNMSQIADGHTGIEHSLSVHRIYDDVQQFWGQTEVVWSPTFGVAYGGMMGEEYWYDKTEVWKNEHLLNFVPRSVVYPRSIRRPTAPENLYNHIAVAEATHQMNQRGIPVVIGAHGQLAGLAAHWEMWMMVQGGFSPWEALRGATIDGATYFGMEADIGSIEAGKLADIVVIDGDVLNDIRQSERVVYTMQNGRLYDSSTMNQIAPEQVELEPFFFETEGGDAWNQETMQYFHELGHVLGWYCRG
- a CDS encoding SlyX family protein codes for the protein MTSHDDPEHADRMAQLESKLAFLEHTVDVLAGELESQQNEARILHRKLDALHRQLESLQDETGIEGQADERPPHY
- a CDS encoding substrate-binding domain-containing protein — protein: MPKQTVLTIGGVPEHFNLPWHLAIEEGRFADVGIDLRWIDCPGGTGDIARGLAEGRLDLALPLSEGAIAAIARGVPMRILQWYVRSPLIWGIHVPAGSEFQSVDALRGRRFAISRYGSGSHLMAFVAARQRGWNPDEDLCFVEVGDLKGAIAAFENREADGFLWERFTTQPYVDQGLMRRVGECPTPWPAFALAVSERLAEESPDLLAAVGAVINEICSEMEERPDIVAIVASRYGLARQQAGEWFGLTEWASDATLSRSALRQIIGTLDDLGLLERPVTPERCCVSGCRFSD
- a CDS encoding GGDEF domain-containing protein, whose protein sequence is MNDRTRIDRALQGLVLCGAWLAVWGVGHLAEYTAHASVWYPPAALTFAALLVIGLRALPWLFVANFIATLWSVWLYEVNVDWTDIVGGGIANAIAHIGCYGIGAAALRRIASRQHHSLPRIVIAFLGIATASSMATTIGVITSLVLFGLLSADAVVDTWLAFWIGDFVALVVLGPLFGALLIKLVRQPAFWIEPLDTVRQDGLTGSFAVKLLVACLVTGAAMAAAAMLGTKESAFLIFFLLIPQMWLTHSESPLRTAASLGTISFLIVVLLAVLSLADFVFVYQFAIAIVATTAYFGLAIPLLASDNEKLREQLMFDRLTGAASRDLLLLEANRELARTRRGSRSCMAVIDLDRFKRINDRCGHARGDQALVALASIMQRHTRGTDIVSRYGGDEFVILFPDTSPEAALARLEVLREQVRNCKAVPDVGMTVSIGLSEARPDDDFQRWFERADAALLTAKRRGRDRVERRD